Genomic window (Vigna unguiculata cultivar IT97K-499-35 chromosome 10, ASM411807v1, whole genome shotgun sequence):
AAGGGCAACTCGAGGGGGATCCCCCAAGGATATTTAGAAGGGCACTTGCGTCGTTTGGCTGAGAAAGAGATAGGGGAGACGTTCATGGATGTGTTGGCTCTCACACTATATGGAGTCGTGCTCTTCCCTAACATGGAGAATTTTATTGATCAAACGGCCATCGATGTGTTTGTTGCTTACAAGATTCATTCAGAAAGTCCAGTCACTGCGGTTCTAGCTGATGTGTACGGGGGTTTGAATTTGTGCTACGCActcaagaggaagaagatgttATGCTGTGTACCTATATTGTATGTATGGTTTATATCCCGAGTCCGCTTGGGTACAGTAAATGCTGAATGTCAGATTGGGGAATTGCCACATGGCGGCGTTGAAATTCGAGGGGCGAAAGAATGGGCCCAATTCTGTGCAGGTTTGGATGGGGGAAAGATTAGATGGTGTGTCCCTGGGCTGCCCAAGTCGCATGTCATTTCTTGTGGGGATTTCCCTAACGTCCCTCTGATAGGTACCAGAAGTTGTGTGAATTATAACCCTGTTCTGGCGCAACGACAGTTTGGGTGTCCAAATAAGAGCTCTCCAACTCCAGAATCTTTGGTCGCCATATGGACTTATTATGAAGAAGGAATTTCTCAAGATCTAATTCGACGAGTTAGGAGTGCTTGGGGTGAGGTTTTGCGTGCAGAAAAAGACCCAAGGCCATGGGTAATGGACGGGAAAATATCTTACCGACGATGGATTCTGGAAAGGGTTAATATGATCAAGTTACCTTTCAAATCGGACTCCCCTGCTCCGGAGCGATTGGAACCTGCTGAGTCTGAGGAGGTGAAAGGGCTAAAAGAAGAGATCgagaagatgaaattaaaaaatgccaAATTAATTAACGAGCTTCAAAGTCTCCGACATGAGTATGTGGATCTGAGGCGTGATAATGAGGAAATGACAAAAGCGTATGAAGGGATTCTTAGGcaacaaatcaaatttttttttttctcaattattttttttcaaatatctttttaagaactacgtaaccctgatttctcatttttaatgagaatacgtaggaccaaggtcaatccttgtcgggcccaaaaaacaaaaaaatattatttttgtttctttttagtttttttttgtcttattttttttttgggaaaagttaatattttgaaaaccacatcaactttgcattttttaattaaaggtaccgcccttgggcgggcgcgatagggtgctaacaccttccctacgtgtaaccgactcccgaatccaaaatatggtttttcgcagacttgtcttatctttatggttttccatagttttccagaataattatggtggcgactcctaaATCTTTTTTAAACCCATTTCTTTTTTCGAttcgccttcccgtcgcgattccggttgcgacattaaggttgcatcctgacactctaaggagccagttagtctcacttagagcggactgactcctgtggtgagagtagcaggaggcctgaaattcagtaagggctaaccttgtggtgagggaaattcgattcattgtaacacttgtaacacatagctcagggtTGAGCAGCTCGGGgttgagcagaggtatccaccacaagtgcaagcatccgctaaatccgaccaggttatacgtatccggatgagtcgagtcgagtcgtagtgtattgattgaaaagtcTTAATATGCTTGAATGTTGTGTTGGTATTGAatggtgaaagtatatttaattgtatgataaatatgttgttggctctagcttacccttttcttgttggttgctttgtatgttgtgTTTCTATCttcgcgatgatcatcaatttattgatgggagcagatgcgagggaTAATCGTGGTCATCAGGGAAGAGGCGACTCTACAGCTTAGTTTTCTTGGAATATCTTGAGGGCTACGGCCTATGTATTTGTCAGTTTTACTTATGCTCGTATTTCCAACAGACTGTTTATGATGTTCATTAGTTTTTGGCGGCaccgtggtgtgccttagttgtATGACCTCATGTTTAAACTCCGAAACTGCACTATTGTATTATAATCAAgtgacattttcttttaattacacTCATTAATTAATTGGGGCGTTACACTCACAGTGCCATCTTTTCTACCATGCAATGACTGATATCAGGATAGTATGTGTATTAGGCTATTGAACATAGGCGCAATGGTTAAAACCTATATGATGTATTGGAGTTCATTTGGTTGCTGTTTCTGTTACAAATTGCTGTATTTATGTAGGCACGAAGACAGTGAAAGACGCGTGCTTTGGAGAAAACTAATATACACCAAGTTTTTTTGTAGTTTgttcttacaaaaaaaataaaaaatgcttGTGACTCCACTGTGAGATTTTGAGAATCGAAGTTGTCTGGATTCTAATTAATGAACCCCTCTTACAGTAACACTCTTCATATGTTTTAATTACCagatttttcatttaattgttaATACTATTTTATAACGTTGTCTTTGCCATACtgttatttcttaaattttgccAATACATTTCTTCACTCGTATTGATTAAGAgtgttataatttaaaaataattagtgcaaggaatattatgaatttaaacttgtaaaaaagaaggaaacactaattctaatttgagatttatatgGACAACAAGGAAGGAAG
Coding sequences:
- the LOC114165489 gene encoding uncharacterized protein LOC114165489, whose translation is MGFQVGGNLGSDALKKKLPIRVIDSNLNGLREIVQQMKTIQRNAFKKQYGNLLRLLNVEVQASAVTALAQYYDPQLRCFTFQDFQLTPVVEEFEQILGLSVEDKVPYRYSKQRASISTLAGILKVHPAELESKMASKGNSRGIPQGYLEGHLRRLAEKEIGETFMDVLALTLYGVVLFPNMENFIDQTAIDVFVAYKIHSESPVTAVLADVYGGLNLCYALKRKKMLCCVPILYVWFISRVRLGTVNAECQIGELPHGGVEIRGAKEWAQFCAGLDGGKIRWCVPGLPKSHVISCGDFPNVPLIGTRSCVNYNPVLAQRQFGCPNKSSPTPESLVAIWTYYEEGISQDLIRRVRSAWGEVLRAEKDPRPWVMDGKISYRRWILERVNMIKLPFKSDSPAPERLEPAESEEVKGLKEEIEKMKLKNAKLINELQSLRHEYVDLRRDNEEMTKASHRKCALFMTLQKPVIVSQTYYDRQCKLRLIQRVAGEY